The Flavobacterium sp. 20NA77.7 genome includes the window AGTAATATACCATTAAATACATTCCATACTAACATACCAACAGCGTCTGGAAGTATAGCAAATGGAGCTATAAATAAGCTAAATATAGGGCCATAATGATTGTGGTCAAAATACAACTCGGGGTAAGTAGCATACAATGATTTTTGTTCAATTGTATGGTAAAAAACGTGTTTGAAAATCAAATAATTATTGTATCCTTCTATCAAAAATTGTTTAATAGCGGTTATTATGCTAATGGCTAACCAAATGCCTATAATTAATTTTCTATTTTTTAAAAAACTTAAATTCATATTCTAATTTATATTTTAAAGTTTTTAAGTTTCTTTTTTCTCAAAAATTTTTTTTGAAATTTAGAAGTGTAATACCACATTTTTTCAAACACTTCATTTTCGTTTTTTTGATATAATTTAGCATATTCTTTGCTAATCAGCTGAACCATTTCCTTACTAGGCGTTATTTTGCTTAAATTTTTCATTCTTAGGTCAAAATCTATTTTTTGATGAAATTTCATTCTATTTAAATCAATTAAATAAAACTGACAATTTTGATTCTCATCAATTTTAATAAGTGTATTTCCAGGCGAATGATCTAAAAACTCTATCCCATTTTCATGCATAGCAAAACAAAAATGCGCAAATTGTTTGAGGATAAATTCAATTTTTGATAGTTCTTGATGAAATAAATCTTTGAACACATAATCGGCTTGGATGTGTTCACAAACGTAATAGCTGTCTAAAATTCTGTAAAAATTAGAATGCTCATAATAGGCTATAGGTTCAGGAGTGCCAATTCCTTTTTGGGTTAAAATTTTAGCATAATCAAACGAGCGTTTTGCTTTTGAAGGTCTAAAAAATTTATAGATAATACCGTTAATAAAAATGGGAATTCTAAAAGATTTAATGGCTACTTCCTTTCCATTGTAAGCAAAAATTTTAATTTTATTTCTTTTACCTTCAACTAAAAGTGTACCTTGGTTTTCAAAGTTTTTTAAAATAGCTTGTAATTCGTTATCCATTTTTTTAAATTGAATTACAAATGTAATTTAAAAACTTTATAAAATAATAAATATCTTTGTCCTTTATCTATTAGAAATGCCACAAAAAATTTGTATTATTAGTTTTGATCATTGGGATTATGACCATCATATAGTTACTGCTTTACAAAAAAAAGGCATTGATAGTTTTCATATAAAAATTGGACAGTTTAAACATAAAAATCTTTGGGCACGTATTCATAATAGTTTAAGTAAAATCTTTCTGAACAAAAATCCTAAATTAATTAAAAGACAAGAGTACATAATTGAAACCTTAAAATTAAGAGGAATTCAAGATCAAATACTTGTGCTTAATCCTGAATTAATTGATTTAGCTTATCACAAACAAATTAAAGGTTATACTAAAAAATATATGGCCTATTTATATGACAGTATGGCCAGATGTTCAATTTCACATTTGTTAGATGGTATTTTTGATGAAATTTATTCTTTTGATAAGGAAGATATTCAAAACTATGGTTTTAAACCTACTACAAATTATAATTATATAGAAAAAATACAAAAATCTGCTCCAAGTGATATAAAAAATGATGTATTATATATTGCCTCATTTGATAAACGTATTTCTAATCTATTTGCTTTACAAACGTATTTTGACCAACTTAAAAAATCGTATCAATTTATTATTATTGGAAAAAAAACAACCTTGTATAAATGGAAACATATTTTTTCATCTCAATTAAAAAAAATTGATTTAAGAAGAAACAGAGTCAATCAAAAAGAGATGCACACATATTATAAACAAACCCAAGTTGTCATTGATTTAGTAAGAACTAACCAAACGGGATTAAGCTTTCGAATTTTTGAAGCCATGGCATTTGAAAAGAAAGTTATTACGACAAATAGAAATGTTGTGACATACGATTTCTATAATCCAAATAATATTAGGGTTATTGATGAACATAATTTAATTATTGAAGCACGTTTTTTTGAAACGTCTTATCAATCTTTACCTGACGAAATATATTCATATTATACGTTAAGCGCTTGGGTAGATCGAATTTTTAATTTGAAATAAATGAAAGTATCTGTAGCACTTTGCACCTATAATGGCGAAAACTATTTGAACGAGCAAATAGATTCTATCCTCAATCAAACTAGAAAAGTAGATGAAATTGTTGTATGTGATGATAGATCTACAGATAGCACATTTGAAATTTTAGAAGTCTATGCAAAAAGTTATCCTGATGTATTTAAAGTAGTTAAAAACGAAACCACGCTACGTAGTGTGAAAAATTTTGAAAAAGCCATTTCACTTTGCACAGGTGATGTTATTTTTCTGTCTGATCAAGATGACAGTTGGGTACCCGAAAAAGTAGCTAATATTATTCGCTTTTTTGAAGCAAATCCTACCATTAATGTTGTTGCTACAAATGGCTATTGTATGGATGAAAATTCCGATATTTCTGCTAAATATGCTTTTTGGGACGTGCCTTATTTGTTGGAAAACGAAGGCATACTATTTCAGTATGCGAAGTTAATTTCTTGTGTTTCTAACATTGCTACAGGCGCTTCTATGGCTATACGAAAAGAAATAGTTAAAGATTGTTTACCTTTTCCAGAAATAAAAAACTTTCATCATGATGAATGGATGGCTATTATTGCTTGTAAAAGTGAAAGTTTTAGAATGCTTCCAGAAAAATATTTTAACTATAGAATACATAGCTCCCAACAAGTAGGAGGTGTTTTTCATGCATATACACCAAAAACTAAAAAAATGCTAGTTGAAGTTTTTGACATATCTAATTTTTCAATTAGCTTTTCAAATGCTAAAAAGAAATTAAAACGCTACACTATAGCCCATCAACGAAATGTGTTATTAGCGAAGTATGTAAGTCCTTATCAAGATTATTTCAAGATAATAGTTGCAGAAAATGAAACGTTATATAACGAACTAAAAAAAGCGATGTTACAACATTATCCTATAAAAGCTAGAGTATTATTTTTGACTGACAAGTGGTTTAATAAACGACAATTAATACGTTCTACTTAAAATCAATATTTCCTAAATAATAATTCTCAATATTAGATTCTAAACGTTCTAAACTGTATATGCTCTTGGCTCTTTGTATAAGGTCATTGTTTAAGTTGTCATACTCTTTTTCATTGTCTAATTTTTTTATAGTATCAATAATTCCTTCCATCAATGCATCATAAGATGGAAAAACGGTACGAGCATCTTCAAATTGATAATTAAAAAATATGGGATTTTTTACTGCAAAAGAAATACTACCCGAAAACAGAGGTTCAATAAAATAACCGTCTAAACCTTCTCCAAAAGTAATGGCAAATTTTGCCTTACCAATAAGTGATTTATACGTGTCATATTTCATATCCCTAATAGTGATTAATTTGTAAAGAGGAAGTTCTGTTTTTAATTTAGTTACAATATCTTCACGTGTTAGTTCTGTTGGATATATTTTTTTTTCAATTTCATCTGGTGACAAAACAATTATGTTTTCTTTTTCAGAATAGTGAGAATAAGCATATGGAGTAGGGCTTAGCCAAGGTGAAAATAGATGTAACGGAATATTATATTGATTTCTTTTGTCGAGTGTAGCATACTTTTCATGCGCTACGGTCATTGTAATACTTGCCGTTAGTTGTTTTAAATCTTCAACATACTTTGCGTCAGGCATGTAAAAATCATTTTGATTTAGAATATTAATCTTAATGTTTTTACAGTTTTTTAACCATTCATTAAAAGCACTTTTTTGACCAATTGTGTTGACTAAATCTTTAATGAAAATTTCCGGAATATGAATTTCTAGTGTATCTAAAGTAGGGTAAAGATTTTTAATTTCCTCAAAATTAAAAATTACTAAATCATTCTTAAAACGATGATATTTTGCAAATTTTTCTTTAAAATGAGGTAGAAAACTCGCAAAAACATCACTTTTATGTAGTTTTTCAAATTTTTTAATACTGTCAAAAATGGTACAAATCGATAAGATTCCGCCGCTTATAAAATTAAAATCATTGGGTACAAAAAATAATATTAACTTATCTTTAGCGATGTAATTCTTTTGTATATAGTCTGATTTTTGTTTTTTAGCAAGTAACCGATAATACCTTTTATTAAATTTACGTTCTATTGTTTGTAAAAAATTCATTTATTGACTAATTAATTAGTAATTTTAGACCCGATAAAATATTTTCAAAGATAGACAAATAGATGATTAACGTAACAAAAACTTTTTTACCTGAAAAGAAGAAGTTTCAGCAAATATTAGACAGAGCATGGGATAAAGTGTGGTTAACAAACAGGGGAGAACTCACTTTGGAATTGGAAGAAAAAATCCAAAAAAAGTACGCCACAACAAATATGCTCATCACAAATAACGGTACCATTCCTATTCAAATAGCGCTTAAATTATTAGGAAATCAAGGAGAAATTATTACCACACCATTTTCGTATGTTGCTACCACTTCAGCTATCATTTGGGAATATTGTAAGCCTGTATTTGTTGATATTCATCCAGAATTTCTAACTATAGATGAAACTAAAATTGAAGCGGCTATAACATCAAAGACAACGGCTATTTTAGCCACACATGTTTTTGGAAATCCATGTGAGGTGGAAGCTATTGAACACATTGCTAAAAAACATAATTTAAAAGTAATTTATGATGCAGCACATTGTTTTGGAGTAGTATATAAAAATAAATCTATATTTAATTATGGCGATGTAAGTACCTGTAGTTTTCATGCTACTAAAGTCTTTCATACAGGAGAAGGTGGCGCTATTTTTTGTAAAGATGAAGCCTTATTTCACCAACTTTTTTATAGTCATAATTTTGGACATAATGGACCATTAGCTTTTCATGGTGTTGGAATAAATGCAAAAATATCTGAACTTCAATCGGCGATGGGATTAGCGGTTTTTGATGAAATGGATTATATTTTTGAAGAACGAAAGAAAGTAACAGACTATTATCTAAAAACACTGGATTTTTCAAAATTAACGTCTATTAAAATTAGACCACAAACAGATTGGAATTACAGTTATTTTCCTATTATTTTTGAATCTGAGAAGGTTTTGTTGCATGTTGAGAAACAATTAAAAAATGAAAACATTACCCCTAGAAGATATTTTTATCCTTCTTTAAATACAGTTTCCTTTGTTGAAAAAATGGATATGCCTATTTCAGAGTCAATTGCATCAAGAATACTTTGTTTGCCTTTGTATGTAGGATTAAAAGAACACGATTTAGAAAGAATTTCAACTATAATTAATACTTCATTATTATGTTAATAATTGGTGCTAAAGGTTTTGCTAAAGAAGTTTTAGAAATTTTTAAGCAAAAAAGTGAATTAGACAATCTATATTTCTATGATGATGTAAATGACGATATGGGCAATATTCTCTACGGTACATTTCCGGTATTAAAATCATTGGAAGAAGCACAAAAATTATTTTTAGAAATAGATCCGCGTTTTACAATAGGTATAGGAAATCCTATTTTAAGATATAAATTATATAAAAAATTTGAAGAAATAGGAGGTAAATTCACTTCAGTTATTAGTCCTTTTGCTCATATAGGAAGCTATGGAAATACCATAGAAGAAGGTTCTAATATTATGACAAATGCTATACTAACAAATGATATTCATGTGGGTAAAGGAGGATTAATTAATTTATCTTGTACAGTTGGACACGATGTGTTAATTGATGATTTTGTAGAACTTTGTCCAGATGTAAATATATCGGGAAATTGTAAAATTGGAAAGTTTACATTTATTGGAACTAATAGCACAATTCTACCTACTATTGAAATTGGATCAAATGTAATTGTAGCAGCTGGATCAGTTGTTACTAGAAACATTCCTGATAATTGTATGGTAGCAGGAATTCCAGCTGTTATAAAAAAAGAATTACCACCAATAGAATAAGTATATGGACATTAATAAAGAAGTACATCATGCCTTTGAGGTAATCGCTAACGGAGGTATAATATTGTATCCAACAGATACCGTTTGGGGAATTGGTTGTGATGCTACGAATGAAGAAGCCATTAAGAAAATTTATGCTTTAAAACAACGTGAAGAAAGTAAAAGCATGATTGTACTTATGAATGGCGAAAAAATGATGTATAATGTATTTAAAGACATACCGGATGTAGCGTGGGAAATTATAGATTATTCAGAAAAACCCACAACACTAATTTTAGATAAACCTAGAAATGTGGCGCCAAACATTATTGCAGAAGACAATACATTAGCCATTAGAATAGTTGCGGAACCCTTTTGTTTTAAACTAATGGAGCGTATGAAAAAACCATTAGTATCCACTTCGGCAAATATTTCTGGACAACCTACACCAAAAACATTTAAAGAAATAAGTCCTGAAATTATAAAAGGTGTAGACTATGTAGTAAATTTGCACCACGATAAAATTTGCAAAAATCCTTCTACAATTATCAAATTAGGTTTAGATAGTCAAGTAAAAGTGATTAGAAAATAATTTCGTTTTGAGCGTAAAGTATTCAACAACTTGAAACTTGAAACTTGAAACTTGAAACAAAAAGCATGAATTACAAACAACATTTAGAATATACTATTTTTAAAATTATTTCACAAGCGGCTCAAGAACTTAACTTGGAATGTTATGTGATTGGTGGTTTTGTTCGAGATGTTTTGTTGGAACGAAATCATAAAAAAGACATCGATATAGTCGCTGTTGGGAGCGGAATAGAGTTGGCTTTAAAAGTTTCTGAATTAATTCCATTTCACCCTAAAGTTCAAGTTTTTAAAAACTACGGCACAGCGATGTTGCGTTACAACGATATGGATATAGAATTTGTGGGCGCCAGAAAAGAATCGTATACACATGATAGCAGAAATCCCCGAGTAGAAAATGGAACGTTAAAAGACGATCAAGAACGAAGAGATTTTACCATAAATGCCTTAGCTTTTTCATTAAATGGTAACGATTTTGGAGATTTACTTGATCCGTTTAACGGGGTAGAAGATTTAAAAAATAAAATAATAAAAACGCCTTTAAATCCAGATATTACCTATTCTGACGATCCACTACGTATGATGCGTGCTATTCGATTTGCCACCCAATTGAATTTCGAAATTGAAACGGAATCGTTAGAAGCAATTACCAAAAATAAAGAACGAATTTCCATTATTTCTGAAGAACGAATAGTAGATGAATTACATAAAATAATAGCTTCAGATAAACCGTCAATTGGCTTTTTACATTTGTATCAAACAGGTTTATTAGATACTATTTTACCCGAGTTAACAGCTTTAAATAATGTAGAAGAAGTAGAAGGGCACACCCATAAAAATAATTTTTACCATACGTTAGAAGTTGTAGATAATATTTGTATAAATACGGATGATGTTTGGTTGCGTTGGGCCGCATTGTTACACGACATTGGCAAAGCACCCACAAAAAAATTCAATAAAAAACAAGGATGGACTTTTCATGGTCATGAATTTTTAGGGGGAAAAATGGTCAAAAAAATATTTGAACGCTTACACATGCCGTTAAATCAAAAGATGAAATTTGTACAAAAGATGGTTATGATGAGTTCTCGTCCTATAGTAATTGCTGAAGACATTGTAACAGATAGTGCTGTTCGTCGGTTGG containing:
- a CDS encoding lipopolysaccharide kinase InaA family protein; translated protein: MDNELQAILKNFENQGTLLVEGKRNKIKIFAYNGKEVAIKSFRIPIFINGIIYKFFRPSKAKRSFDYAKILTQKGIGTPEPIAYYEHSNFYRILDSYYVCEHIQADYVFKDLFHQELSKIEFILKQFAHFCFAMHENGIEFLDHSPGNTLIKIDENQNCQFYLIDLNRMKFHQKIDFDLRMKNLSKITPSKEMVQLISKEYAKLYQKNENEVFEKMWYYTSKFQKKFLRKKKLKNFKI
- a CDS encoding CCA tRNA nucleotidyltransferase, whose amino-acid sequence is MNYKQHLEYTIFKIISQAAQELNLECYVIGGFVRDVLLERNHKKDIDIVAVGSGIELALKVSELIPFHPKVQVFKNYGTAMLRYNDMDIEFVGARKESYTHDSRNPRVENGTLKDDQERRDFTINALAFSLNGNDFGDLLDPFNGVEDLKNKIIKTPLNPDITYSDDPLRMMRAIRFATQLNFEIETESLEAITKNKERISIISEERIVDELHKIIASDKPSIGFLHLYQTGLLDTILPELTALNNVEEVEGHTHKNNFYHTLEVVDNICINTDDVWLRWAALLHDIGKAPTKKFNKKQGWTFHGHEFLGGKMVKKIFERLHMPLNQKMKFVQKMVMMSSRPIVIAEDIVTDSAVRRLVFDAGADIESLMTLCKADITTKNPKKFQKYHHNFDIVKQKIVEVEEKDRVRVFQPPISGEEIMELFNLKPCREIGILKEAVKEAILEGEIQNEYEAAKEFVLNKALGMGLEKVAE
- a CDS encoding L-threonylcarbamoyladenylate synthase — its product is MDINKEVHHAFEVIANGGIILYPTDTVWGIGCDATNEEAIKKIYALKQREESKSMIVLMNGEKMMYNVFKDIPDVAWEIIDYSEKPTTLILDKPRNVAPNIIAEDNTLAIRIVAEPFCFKLMERMKKPLVSTSANISGQPTPKTFKEISPEIIKGVDYVVNLHHDKICKNPSTIIKLGLDSQVKVIRK
- a CDS encoding glycosyltransferase family 2 protein, with the protein product MKVSVALCTYNGENYLNEQIDSILNQTRKVDEIVVCDDRSTDSTFEILEVYAKSYPDVFKVVKNETTLRSVKNFEKAISLCTGDVIFLSDQDDSWVPEKVANIIRFFEANPTINVVATNGYCMDENSDISAKYAFWDVPYLLENEGILFQYAKLISCVSNIATGASMAIRKEIVKDCLPFPEIKNFHHDEWMAIIACKSESFRMLPEKYFNYRIHSSQQVGGVFHAYTPKTKKMLVEVFDISNFSISFSNAKKKLKRYTIAHQRNVLLAKYVSPYQDYFKIIVAENETLYNELKKAMLQHYPIKARVLFLTDKWFNKRQLIRST
- a CDS encoding DegT/DnrJ/EryC1/StrS family aminotransferase, which gives rise to MINVTKTFLPEKKKFQQILDRAWDKVWLTNRGELTLELEEKIQKKYATTNMLITNNGTIPIQIALKLLGNQGEIITTPFSYVATTSAIIWEYCKPVFVDIHPEFLTIDETKIEAAITSKTTAILATHVFGNPCEVEAIEHIAKKHNLKVIYDAAHCFGVVYKNKSIFNYGDVSTCSFHATKVFHTGEGGAIFCKDEALFHQLFYSHNFGHNGPLAFHGVGINAKISELQSAMGLAVFDEMDYIFEERKKVTDYYLKTLDFSKLTSIKIRPQTDWNYSYFPIIFESEKVLLHVEKQLKNENITPRRYFYPSLNTVSFVEKMDMPISESIASRILCLPLYVGLKEHDLERISTIINTSLLC
- a CDS encoding glycosyltransferase, with product MPQKICIISFDHWDYDHHIVTALQKKGIDSFHIKIGQFKHKNLWARIHNSLSKIFLNKNPKLIKRQEYIIETLKLRGIQDQILVLNPELIDLAYHKQIKGYTKKYMAYLYDSMARCSISHLLDGIFDEIYSFDKEDIQNYGFKPTTNYNYIEKIQKSAPSDIKNDVLYIASFDKRISNLFALQTYFDQLKKSYQFIIIGKKTTLYKWKHIFSSQLKKIDLRRNRVNQKEMHTYYKQTQVVIDLVRTNQTGLSFRIFEAMAFEKKVITTNRNVVTYDFYNPNNIRVIDEHNLIIEARFFETSYQSLPDEIYSYYTLSAWVDRIFNLK
- a CDS encoding acetyltransferase, yielding MLIIGAKGFAKEVLEIFKQKSELDNLYFYDDVNDDMGNILYGTFPVLKSLEEAQKLFLEIDPRFTIGIGNPILRYKLYKKFEEIGGKFTSVISPFAHIGSYGNTIEEGSNIMTNAILTNDIHVGKGGLINLSCTVGHDVLIDDFVELCPDVNISGNCKIGKFTFIGTNSTILPTIEIGSNVIVAAGSVVTRNIPDNCMVAGIPAVIKKELPPIE